Proteins from a genomic interval of Trifolium pratense cultivar HEN17-A07 linkage group LG6, ARS_RC_1.1, whole genome shotgun sequence:
- the LOC123893134 gene encoding uncharacterized protein LOC123893134 isoform X1: MIVSYTFYRRKMEVAVLPDAAVLGILKRYPFVPRHPFTRGVSSTVSRRNRNVSFADKRIFKSVHTVFSQNNDDQMFTDVVVDQDGHSGKNEVLGIEDEFMTAKKALSEAQDRQVALEKERDHLLEELARSEAKKQEYIAAILHDKEVAITELEAAKSLFHKNLEESVEEKFSLQSKLVLAKQDAVDLAVQVEKLAEVAFQQATSHILQDAQLRISSAETTAAEAAHQIEKQIKDATEGTISSIVEKSKYAIERALAVAEEAGEHAKEAMETFLDGTSPFTEVASVQVENIKLQGMLSDIESQLMITRNEVARLNIELEHTRQQLKAFEQRAIDAEKALLDLQESRRKTTLQQEEEMKSLLDKVRKDVADKTKAISKAFKTDLKNIKATIEASKEVVLSKDNAYLRRCEALQRSLMASEDALKMWRQRTEMAESLLMKERKLDEEGGDSIYVVNGGRIDLLTDVDSQKWKLLSDGPRRDIPQWMARRIKAVIPKFPPKKTDVAEALASNFRPLELPKADEVWSIAREKPKEGDALVEHVFERETIEKKRKALERALRRKTEKAPEQKILEPGTGTGREIVFQAFNWECWRRQWYQELASKASDLSKCGVTAVWLPPPTESVAPQGYMPSDLYNLNSSYGSVEELKHCIEELHSQDLLVLGDVVLNHRCAHKQSPNGVWNIFGGKLAWGPEAIVCDDPNFQGRGNPSSGDIFHAAPNVDHSQDFVRKDIKEWLNWLRNDIGFDGWRLDFVKGFSGTYVKEYIKSSNPAFAIGEYWDSLAYEHGSLCYNQDAHRQRIVNWINATGGTSSAFDITTKGILHSALHNEYWRMIDPQGKPTGVMGWWPSRAVTFLENHDTGSTQGHWPFPRDKLMQGYAYILTHPGTPVIFYDHFYDFGIHDVITELIEARRRAGIHCRSSIKIYHANNEGYVAQVGDSLVMKLGQFDWNPSKENRLEGSWQKFVDKGSDYQVWLRQ; this comes from the exons atgaTTGTGTCGTATACATTTTATAGGCGTAAAATGGAAGTTGCTGTGTTGCCTGATGCAGCAGTTTTGGGAATTCTTAAACGCTATCCATTTGTTCCAAGACACCCTTTTACCCGTGGAGTATCTTCAACTGTGTCAAGAAGAAACAG AAATGTTTCCTTTGCTGACAAGAGGATCTTCAAATCAGTACATACAGTTTTTTCACAAAAT AATGATGATCAAATGTTTACAGATGTAGTTGTTGATCAAGATGGTCATTCAGGGAAAAATGAAGTTCTGGGAATTGAGGATGAATTTATGACAGCCAAGAAAGCTCTTTCAGAGGCACAAGACAGACAAGTGGCtctagagaaagagagagatcaCTTGCTTGAAGAACTTGCGCGTTCTGAGGCTAAAAAACAGGAATACATAGCTGCCATTTTACATGACAAAGAAGTAGCTATAACAGAGCTTGAGGCCGCCAAATCTCTTTTCCACAAAAATCTGGAGGAATCTGTTGAAGAGAAGTTCTCTTTGCAATCTAAGCTGGTCCTTGCCAAACAAGATGCTGTTGATCTTGCAGTGCAGGTTGAAAAATTAGCGGAGGTTGCTTTCCAGCAGGCCACTTCTCATATACTACAAGATGCTCAACTCAGAATTTCATCTGCTGAAACCACAGCCGCCGAAGCAGCTCATCAGATTGAAAAGCAAATTAAGGATGCAACTGAGGGTACAATATCATCCATTGTGGAGAAGTCAAAATATGCTATAGAAAGGGCTCTAGCTGTGGCAGAGGAAGCAGGTGAACATGCAAAAGAGGCCATGGAAACATTTCTAGATGGTACATCTCCATTTACGGAAGTTGCCTCTGTCCAGGTAGAAAATATTAAGTTACAAGGAATGTTAAGTGATATAGAATCTCAGTTGATGATTACAAGAAATGAGGTTGCTAGACTGAACATAGAATTGGAGCACACCAGACAACAACTGAAAGCATTTGAACAGAGAGCCATTGATGCGGAGAAAGCTTTGCTTGATCTTCAAGAGTCAAGAAGGAAAACCACTCTACAGCAAGAGGAGGAGATGAAGTCATTATTGGATAAAGTGAGAAAAGATGTGGCAGACAAGACAAAGGCAATTTCCAAGGCTTTTAAGACTGACTTGAAAAACATAAAGGCTACTATTGAAGCTTCCAAAGAAGTTGTTCTTAGTAAAGATAATGCCTATCTCAGAAGATGTGAAGCACTGCAGAGGTCATTAATGGCATCAGAAGATGCTTTGAAGATGTGGAGACAGCGAACTGAAATGGCTGAATCCTTGCttatgaaagaaagaaaactaGATGAAGAGGGTGGAGATTCAATCTATGTTGTTAATGGTGGGAGGATAGACCTTTTGACCGATGTCGATTCTCAAAAATGGAAACTACTGAGTGACGGTCCTCGTAGAGATATACCTCAGTGGATGGCACGAAGGATTAAGGCTGTCATTCCCAAATTTCCACCAAAAAAGACTGATGTAGCTGAAGCATTGGCATCAAATTTCAGACCGTTGGAGTTGCCTAAAGCTGATGAAGTATGGTCTATTGCCCGAGAAAAGCCAAAGGAAGGGGATGCTTTAGTTGAACATGTTTTTGAAAGAGAAACAATTGAGAAAAAACGGAAGGCATTGGAGCGTGCTCTTCGACGGAAGACTGAGAAAGCCCCTGAACAAAAAATACTAG AGCCAGGAACAGGAACTGGGCGAGAGATTGTG TTTCAAGCTTTTAACTGGGAGTGCTGGAGAAGGCAGTGGTACCAGGAGTTGGCATCTAAAGCTTCTGATTTATCTAAATGTGGGGTGACCGCGGTGTGGCTGCCGCCACCTACAGAATCTGTTGCGCCTCAAG GTTATATGCCTTCTGATCTTTACAACTTGAATTCATCCTATGGTTCCGTGGAAGAACTTAAACATTGTATAGAAGAATTGCATTCTCAAGATTTGCTG GTCTTGGGAGATGTTGTACTTAATCATAGATGTGCACATAAGCAG AGTCCAAATGGTGTTTGGAACATTTTCGGTGGCAAGTTAGCTTGGGGACCTGAAGCAATTGTATGCGATGATCCGAATTTTCAGGGGCGTGGAAATCCTTCAAGTg GGGATATCTTCCATGCTGCACCAAATGTTGATCATTCTCAGGACTTTGTGCGGAAAGATATCAAGGAATGGTTGAACTGGCTTCGCAATGATATAGGTTTTGATGGATGGCGGCTTGACTTTGTAAA AGGCTTCTCTGGCACGTATGTTAAAGAATATATCAAATCATCAAATCCTGCATTTGCCATTGGAGAATATTGGGACAGCTTGGCTTATGAACATGGAAGTTTGTGCTATAACCAAG ATGCTCATCGGCAACGGATAGTTAATTGGATCAATGCAACTGGCGGTACTTCATCAGCATTTGATATCACTACAAAG GGGATACTTCATTCTGCTCTGCACAATGAATATTGGAGGATGATAGATCCTCAAGGGAAACCAACAGGAGTTATGGGATGGTGGCCTTCTCGTGCTGTCACATTCCTAGAGAACCATGATACAGGGTCCACACAA GGTCACTGGCCGTTCCCACGAGATAAGCTCATGCAGGGATATGCATATATCTTGACTCATCCTGGAACT CCTGTTATATTTTATGACCATTTCTATGATTTTGGCATCCATGATGTAATAACTGAGTTGATTGAGGCTCGGAGACGGGCTGGAATACATTGTCGGAGCTCTATCAAGATATACCATGCAAACAATGAAGGTTATGTAGCTCAAGTTGGTGATTCATTAGTAATGAAGCTTGGGCAGTTTGATTGGAATCCCTCTAAGGAGAACCGTTTGGAAGGGAGCTGGCAGAAGTTTGTTGACAAAGGATCAGATTACCAAGTTTGGTTGAGACAATAA
- the LOC123893134 gene encoding uncharacterized protein LOC123893134 isoform X2, giving the protein MEVAVLPDAAVLGILKRYPFVPRHPFTRGVSSTVSRRNRNVSFADKRIFKSVHTVFSQNNDDQMFTDVVVDQDGHSGKNEVLGIEDEFMTAKKALSEAQDRQVALEKERDHLLEELARSEAKKQEYIAAILHDKEVAITELEAAKSLFHKNLEESVEEKFSLQSKLVLAKQDAVDLAVQVEKLAEVAFQQATSHILQDAQLRISSAETTAAEAAHQIEKQIKDATEGTISSIVEKSKYAIERALAVAEEAGEHAKEAMETFLDGTSPFTEVASVQVENIKLQGMLSDIESQLMITRNEVARLNIELEHTRQQLKAFEQRAIDAEKALLDLQESRRKTTLQQEEEMKSLLDKVRKDVADKTKAISKAFKTDLKNIKATIEASKEVVLSKDNAYLRRCEALQRSLMASEDALKMWRQRTEMAESLLMKERKLDEEGGDSIYVVNGGRIDLLTDVDSQKWKLLSDGPRRDIPQWMARRIKAVIPKFPPKKTDVAEALASNFRPLELPKADEVWSIAREKPKEGDALVEHVFERETIEKKRKALERALRRKTEKAPEQKILEPGTGTGREIVFQAFNWECWRRQWYQELASKASDLSKCGVTAVWLPPPTESVAPQGYMPSDLYNLNSSYGSVEELKHCIEELHSQDLLVLGDVVLNHRCAHKQSPNGVWNIFGGKLAWGPEAIVCDDPNFQGRGNPSSGDIFHAAPNVDHSQDFVRKDIKEWLNWLRNDIGFDGWRLDFVKGFSGTYVKEYIKSSNPAFAIGEYWDSLAYEHGSLCYNQDAHRQRIVNWINATGGTSSAFDITTKGILHSALHNEYWRMIDPQGKPTGVMGWWPSRAVTFLENHDTGSTQGHWPFPRDKLMQGYAYILTHPGTPVIFYDHFYDFGIHDVITELIEARRRAGIHCRSSIKIYHANNEGYVAQVGDSLVMKLGQFDWNPSKENRLEGSWQKFVDKGSDYQVWLRQ; this is encoded by the exons ATGGAAGTTGCTGTGTTGCCTGATGCAGCAGTTTTGGGAATTCTTAAACGCTATCCATTTGTTCCAAGACACCCTTTTACCCGTGGAGTATCTTCAACTGTGTCAAGAAGAAACAG AAATGTTTCCTTTGCTGACAAGAGGATCTTCAAATCAGTACATACAGTTTTTTCACAAAAT AATGATGATCAAATGTTTACAGATGTAGTTGTTGATCAAGATGGTCATTCAGGGAAAAATGAAGTTCTGGGAATTGAGGATGAATTTATGACAGCCAAGAAAGCTCTTTCAGAGGCACAAGACAGACAAGTGGCtctagagaaagagagagatcaCTTGCTTGAAGAACTTGCGCGTTCTGAGGCTAAAAAACAGGAATACATAGCTGCCATTTTACATGACAAAGAAGTAGCTATAACAGAGCTTGAGGCCGCCAAATCTCTTTTCCACAAAAATCTGGAGGAATCTGTTGAAGAGAAGTTCTCTTTGCAATCTAAGCTGGTCCTTGCCAAACAAGATGCTGTTGATCTTGCAGTGCAGGTTGAAAAATTAGCGGAGGTTGCTTTCCAGCAGGCCACTTCTCATATACTACAAGATGCTCAACTCAGAATTTCATCTGCTGAAACCACAGCCGCCGAAGCAGCTCATCAGATTGAAAAGCAAATTAAGGATGCAACTGAGGGTACAATATCATCCATTGTGGAGAAGTCAAAATATGCTATAGAAAGGGCTCTAGCTGTGGCAGAGGAAGCAGGTGAACATGCAAAAGAGGCCATGGAAACATTTCTAGATGGTACATCTCCATTTACGGAAGTTGCCTCTGTCCAGGTAGAAAATATTAAGTTACAAGGAATGTTAAGTGATATAGAATCTCAGTTGATGATTACAAGAAATGAGGTTGCTAGACTGAACATAGAATTGGAGCACACCAGACAACAACTGAAAGCATTTGAACAGAGAGCCATTGATGCGGAGAAAGCTTTGCTTGATCTTCAAGAGTCAAGAAGGAAAACCACTCTACAGCAAGAGGAGGAGATGAAGTCATTATTGGATAAAGTGAGAAAAGATGTGGCAGACAAGACAAAGGCAATTTCCAAGGCTTTTAAGACTGACTTGAAAAACATAAAGGCTACTATTGAAGCTTCCAAAGAAGTTGTTCTTAGTAAAGATAATGCCTATCTCAGAAGATGTGAAGCACTGCAGAGGTCATTAATGGCATCAGAAGATGCTTTGAAGATGTGGAGACAGCGAACTGAAATGGCTGAATCCTTGCttatgaaagaaagaaaactaGATGAAGAGGGTGGAGATTCAATCTATGTTGTTAATGGTGGGAGGATAGACCTTTTGACCGATGTCGATTCTCAAAAATGGAAACTACTGAGTGACGGTCCTCGTAGAGATATACCTCAGTGGATGGCACGAAGGATTAAGGCTGTCATTCCCAAATTTCCACCAAAAAAGACTGATGTAGCTGAAGCATTGGCATCAAATTTCAGACCGTTGGAGTTGCCTAAAGCTGATGAAGTATGGTCTATTGCCCGAGAAAAGCCAAAGGAAGGGGATGCTTTAGTTGAACATGTTTTTGAAAGAGAAACAATTGAGAAAAAACGGAAGGCATTGGAGCGTGCTCTTCGACGGAAGACTGAGAAAGCCCCTGAACAAAAAATACTAG AGCCAGGAACAGGAACTGGGCGAGAGATTGTG TTTCAAGCTTTTAACTGGGAGTGCTGGAGAAGGCAGTGGTACCAGGAGTTGGCATCTAAAGCTTCTGATTTATCTAAATGTGGGGTGACCGCGGTGTGGCTGCCGCCACCTACAGAATCTGTTGCGCCTCAAG GTTATATGCCTTCTGATCTTTACAACTTGAATTCATCCTATGGTTCCGTGGAAGAACTTAAACATTGTATAGAAGAATTGCATTCTCAAGATTTGCTG GTCTTGGGAGATGTTGTACTTAATCATAGATGTGCACATAAGCAG AGTCCAAATGGTGTTTGGAACATTTTCGGTGGCAAGTTAGCTTGGGGACCTGAAGCAATTGTATGCGATGATCCGAATTTTCAGGGGCGTGGAAATCCTTCAAGTg GGGATATCTTCCATGCTGCACCAAATGTTGATCATTCTCAGGACTTTGTGCGGAAAGATATCAAGGAATGGTTGAACTGGCTTCGCAATGATATAGGTTTTGATGGATGGCGGCTTGACTTTGTAAA AGGCTTCTCTGGCACGTATGTTAAAGAATATATCAAATCATCAAATCCTGCATTTGCCATTGGAGAATATTGGGACAGCTTGGCTTATGAACATGGAAGTTTGTGCTATAACCAAG ATGCTCATCGGCAACGGATAGTTAATTGGATCAATGCAACTGGCGGTACTTCATCAGCATTTGATATCACTACAAAG GGGATACTTCATTCTGCTCTGCACAATGAATATTGGAGGATGATAGATCCTCAAGGGAAACCAACAGGAGTTATGGGATGGTGGCCTTCTCGTGCTGTCACATTCCTAGAGAACCATGATACAGGGTCCACACAA GGTCACTGGCCGTTCCCACGAGATAAGCTCATGCAGGGATATGCATATATCTTGACTCATCCTGGAACT CCTGTTATATTTTATGACCATTTCTATGATTTTGGCATCCATGATGTAATAACTGAGTTGATTGAGGCTCGGAGACGGGCTGGAATACATTGTCGGAGCTCTATCAAGATATACCATGCAAACAATGAAGGTTATGTAGCTCAAGTTGGTGATTCATTAGTAATGAAGCTTGGGCAGTTTGATTGGAATCCCTCTAAGGAGAACCGTTTGGAAGGGAGCTGGCAGAAGTTTGTTGACAAAGGATCAGATTACCAAGTTTGGTTGAGACAATAA
- the LOC123893134 gene encoding alpha-amylase 3, chloroplastic-like isoform X3 has protein sequence MFTDVVVDQDGHSGKNEVLGIEDEFMTAKKALSEAQDRQVALEKERDHLLEELARSEAKKQEYIAAILHDKEVAITELEAAKSLFHKNLEESVEEKFSLQSKLVLAKQDAVDLAVQVEKLAEVAFQQATSHILQDAQLRISSAETTAAEAAHQIEKQIKDATEGTISSIVEKSKYAIERALAVAEEAGEHAKEAMETFLDGTSPFTEVASVQVENIKLQGMLSDIESQLMITRNEVARLNIELEHTRQQLKAFEQRAIDAEKALLDLQESRRKTTLQQEEEMKSLLDKVRKDVADKTKAISKAFKTDLKNIKATIEASKEVVLSKDNAYLRRCEALQRSLMASEDALKMWRQRTEMAESLLMKERKLDEEGGDSIYVVNGGRIDLLTDVDSQKWKLLSDGPRRDIPQWMARRIKAVIPKFPPKKTDVAEALASNFRPLELPKADEVWSIAREKPKEGDALVEHVFERETIEKKRKALERALRRKTEKAPEQKILEPGTGTGREIVFQAFNWECWRRQWYQELASKASDLSKCGVTAVWLPPPTESVAPQGYMPSDLYNLNSSYGSVEELKHCIEELHSQDLLVLGDVVLNHRCAHKQSPNGVWNIFGGKLAWGPEAIVCDDPNFQGRGNPSSGDIFHAAPNVDHSQDFVRKDIKEWLNWLRNDIGFDGWRLDFVKGFSGTYVKEYIKSSNPAFAIGEYWDSLAYEHGSLCYNQDAHRQRIVNWINATGGTSSAFDITTKGILHSALHNEYWRMIDPQGKPTGVMGWWPSRAVTFLENHDTGSTQGHWPFPRDKLMQGYAYILTHPGTPVIFYDHFYDFGIHDVITELIEARRRAGIHCRSSIKIYHANNEGYVAQVGDSLVMKLGQFDWNPSKENRLEGSWQKFVDKGSDYQVWLRQ, from the exons ATGTTTACAGATGTAGTTGTTGATCAAGATGGTCATTCAGGGAAAAATGAAGTTCTGGGAATTGAGGATGAATTTATGACAGCCAAGAAAGCTCTTTCAGAGGCACAAGACAGACAAGTGGCtctagagaaagagagagatcaCTTGCTTGAAGAACTTGCGCGTTCTGAGGCTAAAAAACAGGAATACATAGCTGCCATTTTACATGACAAAGAAGTAGCTATAACAGAGCTTGAGGCCGCCAAATCTCTTTTCCACAAAAATCTGGAGGAATCTGTTGAAGAGAAGTTCTCTTTGCAATCTAAGCTGGTCCTTGCCAAACAAGATGCTGTTGATCTTGCAGTGCAGGTTGAAAAATTAGCGGAGGTTGCTTTCCAGCAGGCCACTTCTCATATACTACAAGATGCTCAACTCAGAATTTCATCTGCTGAAACCACAGCCGCCGAAGCAGCTCATCAGATTGAAAAGCAAATTAAGGATGCAACTGAGGGTACAATATCATCCATTGTGGAGAAGTCAAAATATGCTATAGAAAGGGCTCTAGCTGTGGCAGAGGAAGCAGGTGAACATGCAAAAGAGGCCATGGAAACATTTCTAGATGGTACATCTCCATTTACGGAAGTTGCCTCTGTCCAGGTAGAAAATATTAAGTTACAAGGAATGTTAAGTGATATAGAATCTCAGTTGATGATTACAAGAAATGAGGTTGCTAGACTGAACATAGAATTGGAGCACACCAGACAACAACTGAAAGCATTTGAACAGAGAGCCATTGATGCGGAGAAAGCTTTGCTTGATCTTCAAGAGTCAAGAAGGAAAACCACTCTACAGCAAGAGGAGGAGATGAAGTCATTATTGGATAAAGTGAGAAAAGATGTGGCAGACAAGACAAAGGCAATTTCCAAGGCTTTTAAGACTGACTTGAAAAACATAAAGGCTACTATTGAAGCTTCCAAAGAAGTTGTTCTTAGTAAAGATAATGCCTATCTCAGAAGATGTGAAGCACTGCAGAGGTCATTAATGGCATCAGAAGATGCTTTGAAGATGTGGAGACAGCGAACTGAAATGGCTGAATCCTTGCttatgaaagaaagaaaactaGATGAAGAGGGTGGAGATTCAATCTATGTTGTTAATGGTGGGAGGATAGACCTTTTGACCGATGTCGATTCTCAAAAATGGAAACTACTGAGTGACGGTCCTCGTAGAGATATACCTCAGTGGATGGCACGAAGGATTAAGGCTGTCATTCCCAAATTTCCACCAAAAAAGACTGATGTAGCTGAAGCATTGGCATCAAATTTCAGACCGTTGGAGTTGCCTAAAGCTGATGAAGTATGGTCTATTGCCCGAGAAAAGCCAAAGGAAGGGGATGCTTTAGTTGAACATGTTTTTGAAAGAGAAACAATTGAGAAAAAACGGAAGGCATTGGAGCGTGCTCTTCGACGGAAGACTGAGAAAGCCCCTGAACAAAAAATACTAG AGCCAGGAACAGGAACTGGGCGAGAGATTGTG TTTCAAGCTTTTAACTGGGAGTGCTGGAGAAGGCAGTGGTACCAGGAGTTGGCATCTAAAGCTTCTGATTTATCTAAATGTGGGGTGACCGCGGTGTGGCTGCCGCCACCTACAGAATCTGTTGCGCCTCAAG GTTATATGCCTTCTGATCTTTACAACTTGAATTCATCCTATGGTTCCGTGGAAGAACTTAAACATTGTATAGAAGAATTGCATTCTCAAGATTTGCTG GTCTTGGGAGATGTTGTACTTAATCATAGATGTGCACATAAGCAG AGTCCAAATGGTGTTTGGAACATTTTCGGTGGCAAGTTAGCTTGGGGACCTGAAGCAATTGTATGCGATGATCCGAATTTTCAGGGGCGTGGAAATCCTTCAAGTg GGGATATCTTCCATGCTGCACCAAATGTTGATCATTCTCAGGACTTTGTGCGGAAAGATATCAAGGAATGGTTGAACTGGCTTCGCAATGATATAGGTTTTGATGGATGGCGGCTTGACTTTGTAAA AGGCTTCTCTGGCACGTATGTTAAAGAATATATCAAATCATCAAATCCTGCATTTGCCATTGGAGAATATTGGGACAGCTTGGCTTATGAACATGGAAGTTTGTGCTATAACCAAG ATGCTCATCGGCAACGGATAGTTAATTGGATCAATGCAACTGGCGGTACTTCATCAGCATTTGATATCACTACAAAG GGGATACTTCATTCTGCTCTGCACAATGAATATTGGAGGATGATAGATCCTCAAGGGAAACCAACAGGAGTTATGGGATGGTGGCCTTCTCGTGCTGTCACATTCCTAGAGAACCATGATACAGGGTCCACACAA GGTCACTGGCCGTTCCCACGAGATAAGCTCATGCAGGGATATGCATATATCTTGACTCATCCTGGAACT CCTGTTATATTTTATGACCATTTCTATGATTTTGGCATCCATGATGTAATAACTGAGTTGATTGAGGCTCGGAGACGGGCTGGAATACATTGTCGGAGCTCTATCAAGATATACCATGCAAACAATGAAGGTTATGTAGCTCAAGTTGGTGATTCATTAGTAATGAAGCTTGGGCAGTTTGATTGGAATCCCTCTAAGGAGAACCGTTTGGAAGGGAGCTGGCAGAAGTTTGTTGACAAAGGATCAGATTACCAAGTTTGGTTGAGACAATAA
- the LOC123893135 gene encoding UDP-glycosyltransferase 83A1-like codes for MSILPHFLVIPFPILGHVNPLMQFSQVLANYGCKITFVHTEFNHNRSKTGGPRQENIKLVTLPDGLEPEDDRSDLKKIMSSMKSTMPNKLPKLIEDINALDANNNKINCIIGTFNMGWALEVGHKLGIKGALLCPASATSLACAVGIPKLIEDEIVDSEGNPTKKQEIQISPNIPIIDTTTFPWHGLGKFLFEHIVQEIQTIINFGEWWICNTTYDLEPGVFSISQKFLPIGPLMSNDNNKSSIWQEDTTCLDWLDKQPPQSVIYVSFGSLVVMDQNQFNELALGLDLLDKTFLWVVRPSNDNKVNYTYPNDFHGNKGKIVSWAPQRKILNHPSIACFISHCGWNSTIEGVHAGVPFLCWPFISDQFLNKSYICDVWKIGLELEKDDNGFISRHEIRKKVDQVLGDDDIKTKCLKMKKITINNIEEGGKSSHNLKKFISWANY; via the exons ATGAGTATATTACCTCATTTTCTTGTTATACCATTTCCAATTCTAGGACATGTGAACCCCCTTATGCAATTCTCTCAAGTTCTAGCCAACTATGGATGCAAGATCACTTTTGTACATACCGAATTTAACCATAATCGATCGAAAACCGGTGGTCCTAggcaagaaaatataaaattggtGACACTCCCAGATGGTTTGGAACCTGAAGATGATAGAAGTGatttaaagaaaattatgtCATCAATGAAAAGCACCATGCCTAATAAGCTTCCAAAGCTTATAGAAGATATTAATGCTTTGGATGCTAACAATAATAAGATTAATTGTATTATTGGTACATTTAATATGGGTTGGGCCTTAGAAGTGGGTCACAAATTGGGAATCAAAGGAGCTCTACTTTGTCCAGCTTCTGCCACCAGTTTGGCATGTGCTGTTGGCATACCTAAACTCATTGAGGATGAGATTGTTGATTCTGaag GAAATCCCaccaaaaaacaagaaattcaAATCTCCCCTAATATACCTATAATTGACACAACAACCTTCCCATGGCATGGCCTTGGTAAGTTCTTATTTGAACATATTGTGCAAGAGATACAAACTATAATTAATTTTGGAGAATGGTGGATTTGCAACACTACTTATGATCTTGAGCCAGGTGTATTTTCCATATCACAAAAATTCCTACCAATTGGTCCATTGATGTCAAATGACAACAACAAAAGTTCAATTTGGCAAGAAGACACAACTTGCTTAGATTGGTTAGATAAACAACCACCTCAATCAGTCATATATGTTTCTTTTGGTAGTTTGGTTGTAATGgaccaaaatcaatttaatgAACTAGCTTTAGGACTTGATCTCCTAGACAAGACTTTTCTTTGGGTTGTACGTCCTAGTAATGACAATAAGGTAAACTATACATACCCTAATGATTTTCATGgaaataaaggtaaaattgtTAGTTGGGCACcacaaagaaaaatattgaaCCATCCATCTATTGCTTGCTTTATAAGTCATTGTGGTTGGAACTCTACTATAGAAGGTGTACATGCTGGTGTACCTTTTTTGTGTTGGCCATTTATTTCTGACCAATTTCTCAATAAGTCTTATATTTGTGATGTGTGGAAGATTGGACTTGAATTAGAGAAGGATGATAATGGATTTATATCAAGACATGAGATAAGGAAGAAGGTGGATCAAGTACT